One genomic segment of Arthrobacter sp. Marseille-P9274 includes these proteins:
- a CDS encoding VOC family protein: MLTTTKMTTVLPVKDMDRAREFYEKSLGLKAKGLLDADTFIFTSDGNTALELLRRPDLPASEHTAVSFEVADLDAEMKDLEGHGVRFEDYDLPGLKTENHIATSDHDRCAWFTDTEGNILCLHQNLM; the protein is encoded by the coding sequence ATGCTCACCACAACGAAAATGACTACGGTCCTGCCGGTCAAGGACATGGACCGCGCGCGCGAATTCTACGAGAAGTCTTTGGGCCTGAAAGCCAAGGGACTCCTCGATGCGGATACCTTCATCTTCACCAGCGATGGCAACACCGCGCTCGAACTGCTGCGCCGTCCGGACCTTCCGGCGTCGGAGCATACGGCCGTCAGCTTCGAAGTCGCCGACCTGGATGCGGAAATGAAGGATCTGGAGGGCCACGGCGTCAGGTTCGAGGACTACGACCTGCCCGGGCTGAAGACTGAGAACCACATCGCCACCTCCGACCACGATCGGTGCGCCTGGTTCACCGATACGGAAGGAAACATCCTCTGCCTGCATCAGAACCTGATGTAG
- the tuf gene encoding elongation factor Tu gives MAKAKFERTKPHVNIGTIGHVDHGKTTLTAAISKVLADKYPDLNEQRDFAAIDSAPEERQRGITINISHIEYQTEKRHYAHVDAPGHADYIKNMITGAAQMDGAILVVAATDGPMAQTREHVLLARQVGVPYLLVALNKADMVEDEELLDLVEMEVRELLSSQEFDGDNAPVIRVSGLKALEGDPQWVKSVEDLMDAVDESIPDPVRDKDKPFLMPIEDVFTITGRGTVVTGRAERGTLAINSEVEIVGIRPIQKTTVTGIEMFHKQLDEAWAGENCGLLLRGIKREDVERGQVVVKPGSITPHTDFEANVYILSKDEGGRHNPFYSNYRPQFYFRTTDVTGVITLPEGTEMVMPGDNTEMSVELIQPIAMEEGLGFAIREGGRTVGSGRVTKITK, from the coding sequence GTGGCGAAGGCAAAGTTCGAGCGGACTAAGCCGCACGTCAACATCGGTACCATCGGTCACGTTGACCACGGTAAGACCACGTTGACCGCTGCCATTTCCAAGGTGCTTGCTGACAAGTACCCCGATCTCAACGAGCAGCGTGACTTCGCAGCTATCGACTCTGCCCCGGAAGAGCGCCAGCGCGGTATCACCATCAACATCTCGCACATCGAGTACCAGACCGAGAAGCGTCACTACGCACACGTTGACGCTCCCGGCCACGCTGACTACATCAAGAACATGATCACTGGTGCAGCTCAGATGGACGGCGCGATCCTCGTGGTTGCCGCTACCGACGGTCCGATGGCCCAGACCCGCGAGCACGTTCTGCTCGCCCGCCAGGTTGGTGTTCCCTACCTGCTGGTCGCGCTGAACAAGGCTGACATGGTTGAGGACGAGGAACTCCTCGACCTCGTCGAAATGGAAGTCCGCGAGCTGCTCAGCTCCCAGGAGTTCGACGGCGACAACGCTCCCGTCATCCGCGTTTCCGGCCTGAAGGCCCTCGAGGGCGACCCCCAGTGGGTCAAGTCCGTTGAGGACCTGATGGATGCTGTGGACGAGTCCATCCCGGACCCGGTCCGCGACAAGGACAAGCCGTTCCTGATGCCCATCGAGGACGTCTTCACCATCACCGGCCGCGGTACCGTTGTTACCGGCCGCGCCGAGCGTGGCACCCTCGCCATCAACTCCGAGGTCGAGATCGTCGGTATCCGTCCGATCCAGAAGACCACGGTTACCGGTATCGAGATGTTCCACAAGCAGCTCGACGAAGCATGGGCTGGCGAGAACTGTGGTCTGCTGCTCCGCGGTATCAAGCGCGAAGACGTAGAGCGCGGCCAGGTCGTCGTGAAGCCGGGTTCCATCACCCCGCACACCGACTTCGAGGCCAACGTCTACATCCTGTCCAAGGATGAAGGCGGCCGCCACAACCCGTTCTACTCGAACTACCGTCCGCAGTTCTACTTCCGGACCACGGACGTCACCGGCGTTATCACCCTGCCGGAAGGCACGGAAATGGTTATGCCGGGCGACAACACCGAGATGAGCGTCGAGCTGATCCAGCCGATCGCCATGGAAGAGGGCCTCGGCTTCGCTATCCGTGAGGGTGGCCGCACCGTTGGTTCGGGCCGCGTTACCAAGATCACCAAGTAA